A portion of the Anaeromyxobacter diazotrophicus genome contains these proteins:
- a CDS encoding methyl-accepting chemotaxis protein — MTGLGFKQKVLLLPAVATATLLVMGATDLALGARAITLLQELETERVPIVTSSRDLQEQLERLQRALQDAVAAEDLEAIAETAKLRDAFLARAAEAASGDDRSPPRAVSAEFRAYYAHARAAAEQLVARRTAPQVLEETVARYRALRDELAARTAADRRRLAEGFQEVRRLQRLRAFVMGGLTLAAVAFLAWLAAWVGRSVARPVLELARAAQRVAAGDLSHGLGVHPQDELGELARSFEVMVEKLRVVPASLLGSVEELSAAVGAVASASGTQGALLEKQQAGLARSRTTAERIHRESEETSRRAEAVLKMAGQVEAFGDAAQLAARDTLTGLSDIGEEVRAMTDGIGRLTAHTQLVRELVLAMKRLGAEATELALSVSVEAARAGASEGPLSGSARQLHEVAARLVQASGRVTKALGEVDAVVASVGALSDGHKRRMEKGLEQIRTSGESLREITAVVQKSGRAARAIVASVTEQGQAIAEITKDVVEIDRAMGEALRSKRSAERAAESLKRATNSIAGVVQSFRV, encoded by the coding sequence GTGACCGGCCTCGGGTTCAAGCAGAAGGTGCTCCTCCTCCCGGCGGTCGCCACGGCGACGCTGCTGGTGATGGGCGCGACCGACCTGGCCCTGGGCGCGCGCGCCATCACCCTGCTCCAGGAGCTCGAGACGGAGCGCGTGCCCATCGTCACCTCGAGCCGCGATCTGCAGGAGCAGCTCGAGCGGCTCCAGCGCGCGCTCCAGGACGCGGTCGCGGCGGAGGACCTCGAGGCGATCGCCGAGACGGCGAAGCTCCGCGACGCCTTCCTGGCGCGCGCCGCCGAGGCCGCCTCCGGCGACGACCGGTCGCCGCCGCGCGCGGTGAGCGCCGAGTTCAGGGCCTACTACGCCCACGCCCGGGCCGCGGCCGAGCAGCTCGTCGCGCGCCGGACGGCGCCGCAGGTGCTGGAGGAGACGGTGGCGCGCTACCGCGCCCTGCGGGACGAGCTGGCGGCGCGCACCGCCGCCGATCGCCGGCGGCTCGCCGAGGGGTTCCAGGAGGTGCGCCGGCTGCAGCGGCTCCGGGCCTTCGTCATGGGGGGGCTCACGCTGGCGGCGGTCGCCTTCCTGGCCTGGCTGGCGGCCTGGGTCGGGCGCAGCGTGGCGCGGCCGGTCCTGGAGCTGGCGCGCGCGGCCCAGCGGGTGGCCGCCGGCGACCTCTCGCACGGCCTCGGGGTGCACCCCCAGGACGAGCTCGGGGAGCTCGCCCGCTCCTTCGAGGTGATGGTCGAGAAGCTGCGGGTGGTGCCGGCCTCGCTGCTCGGCTCGGTGGAGGAGCTCTCCGCGGCGGTGGGGGCCGTGGCGAGCGCCTCGGGCACCCAGGGCGCGCTGCTGGAGAAGCAGCAGGCCGGGCTCGCCCGCTCCAGGACCACCGCCGAGCGCATCCACCGGGAGTCGGAGGAGACCTCGCGGCGCGCCGAGGCGGTGCTGAAGATGGCGGGCCAGGTGGAGGCGTTCGGCGACGCGGCCCAGCTCGCGGCGCGCGACACCCTGACCGGCCTCTCGGACATCGGCGAGGAGGTGCGCGCCATGACCGACGGCATCGGGCGGCTGACGGCGCACACCCAGCTCGTCCGCGAGCTGGTGCTGGCGATGAAGCGGCTCGGCGCCGAGGCGACCGAGCTGGCGCTCTCGGTCTCGGTGGAGGCGGCGCGCGCCGGCGCCTCCGAGGGCCCGCTGAGCGGCTCCGCCCGGCAGCTGCACGAGGTCGCGGCGCGCCTGGTCCAGGCGAGCGGCCGGGTCACGAAGGCGCTCGGCGAGGTGGACGCGGTGGTGGCCAGCGTGGGCGCGCTCTCGGACGGCCACAAGCGGCGGATGGAGAAGGGCCTCGAGCAGATCCGCACCTCGGGCGAGAGCCTGCGCGAGATCACCGCCGTGGTGCAGAAGAGCGGCCGCGCCGCCCGGGCCATCGTCGCCAGCGTGACGGAGCAGGGCCAGGCGATCGCCGAGATCACGAAGGACGTGGTCGAGATCGATCGGGCCATGGGCGAGGCCTTGCGCAGCAAGCGGAGCGCGGAGCGCGCCGCCGAGTCGCTCAAGCGCGCGACCAACAGCATCGCGGGCGTGGTCCAGTCCTTCCGGGTGTGA
- a CDS encoding substrate-binding domain-containing protein, whose translation MRPSARTPRLPRRRLTLALGLALASAALGGPAPARAEPARFKVVIHEDCPVTELSREQLSRLFLGKAAEWPDGTRADPVDQREGSAAREAFTHAVHRRSVSAVKLQWQHAIFSGRGVPPREVSGDAAVLEHVRTHPGAVGYVSASADVQGARVLSVKE comes from the coding sequence ATGCGTCCCTCCGCACGCACTCCCCGTCTCCCGCGCCGGCGCCTCACCCTGGCCCTCGGCCTCGCGCTCGCGTCGGCCGCGCTCGGCGGCCCGGCGCCGGCGCGCGCGGAGCCCGCGCGCTTCAAGGTGGTGATCCACGAGGACTGCCCGGTGACGGAGCTGTCCCGGGAGCAGCTCTCGCGCCTCTTCCTGGGCAAGGCCGCGGAGTGGCCCGACGGGACGCGGGCGGACCCGGTCGACCAGCGGGAGGGCAGCGCGGCGCGGGAGGCCTTCACGCACGCGGTGCACCGGCGGTCGGTCTCGGCGGTGAAGCTGCAGTGGCAGCACGCCATCTTCTCGGGGCGCGGTGTGCCGCCGCGCGAGGTGAGCGGCGACGCCGCGGTGCTGGAGCACGTCCGCACCCACCCCGGCGCGGTCGGCTACGTCTCCGCCTCGGCGGACGTCCAGGGCGCCCGCGTCCTTTCGGTGAAGGAGTGA
- a CDS encoding 3-phosphoglycerate dehydrogenase family protein: MKVLIADAFPKERLADLAALGLQVDHRPELKAQDLPAAVGDASILIVRSKQVTAQVFEQAEALSLVVRAGAGTNTIDVAAASRRGVYVANCPGQNAIAVAELAIGLALALDRRIPDNVQALREGRWDKKAFSVARGLYGRTFGVLGLGAIGRETAARAAGLGMRVHAWSRSLDAERAEALGVVAAPSPLELARRVDVLSVHLPLKKETRGLVSREVLEALRPGALVVNTARAEVVDQAALEELTRAGRLRAAADVHPGEPEGGRAEFRPPMAELPGFYGTHHIGASTDQAQDAIAQETVRILASFVGKGEVPNCVNVLDRTPARCRLVVRHLDKVGVLANVLTAVREAGINAQQVENTVFQEAAAACCVIELDERPPAEVLERIRARRDEIIFAEVFDVA, encoded by the coding sequence ATGAAGGTCCTCATCGCGGACGCCTTCCCTAAGGAGCGCCTCGCCGACCTCGCCGCGCTCGGGCTCCAGGTCGACCACCGGCCCGAGCTCAAGGCGCAGGACCTCCCGGCCGCCGTCGGCGACGCCTCGATCCTGATCGTCCGCTCGAAGCAGGTGACCGCGCAGGTGTTCGAGCAGGCGGAGGCGCTGTCGCTCGTGGTCCGCGCGGGCGCCGGCACGAACACCATCGACGTGGCCGCCGCCTCGCGGCGGGGCGTCTACGTCGCGAACTGCCCGGGCCAGAACGCCATCGCGGTGGCCGAGCTCGCGATCGGGCTCGCGCTCGCGCTCGACCGGCGCATCCCCGACAACGTCCAGGCGCTGCGCGAGGGACGCTGGGACAAGAAGGCCTTCTCGGTGGCGCGCGGGCTCTACGGGCGCACCTTCGGGGTGCTCGGCCTCGGCGCGATCGGCCGGGAGACGGCCGCCCGGGCGGCCGGCCTGGGGATGCGCGTGCACGCCTGGTCGCGCTCGCTCGACGCCGAGCGGGCGGAGGCGCTGGGCGTCGTGGCCGCGCCCAGCCCGCTCGAGCTGGCGCGCCGGGTGGACGTCCTCTCCGTCCACCTGCCGCTCAAGAAGGAGACGCGCGGGCTGGTGTCGCGCGAGGTGCTCGAGGCGCTCCGCCCGGGCGCGCTCGTCGTCAACACGGCGCGCGCGGAGGTGGTGGACCAGGCGGCGCTCGAGGAGCTGACGCGCGCCGGCCGGCTCCGCGCCGCCGCCGACGTCCACCCGGGCGAGCCGGAGGGCGGGCGCGCCGAGTTCCGCCCGCCCATGGCCGAGCTGCCGGGCTTCTACGGCACGCACCACATCGGCGCCTCCACCGACCAGGCGCAGGACGCCATCGCCCAGGAGACGGTGCGCATCCTCGCCTCGTTCGTTGGGAAGGGCGAGGTGCCGAACTGCGTCAACGTCCTCGACCGCACGCCCGCCCGCTGCCGGCTGGTGGTGCGCCACCTCGACAAGGTGGGGGTGCTCGCGAACGTGCTCACCGCGGTGCGCGAGGCGGGCATCAACGCCCAGCAGGTGGAGAACACCGTCTTCCAGGAGGCGGCCGCCGCCTGCTGCGTGATCGAGCTCGACGAGCGCCCGCCGGCCGAGGTGCTGGAGCGGATCCGCGCCCGGCGGGACGAGATCATCTTCGCCGAGGTCTTCGACGTGGCGTGA
- a CDS encoding NAD(P)H-dependent flavin oxidoreductase: protein MDCVETAPASAVTSLEDVRRRAPRLDRGAIEEVIRSGKRLLVQGAMGIHASDGLSGKVAAWRGPRLVGVGTISAVVKSEAHLRSEIRRARADAPSGFVGMNLMAAINRQEFDTCLRIAFEEGVSFVVQGAGISRDVVRTCREAGIPFAGIVSSGRLAKMYEKWGAEFLVAEGAEAGGHIGDVGHPLPALLAEVVASTSLPVIAAGGIDADDLPSLFAAGAAGAQLATRFLACADGDAHPNFKQMHLGKRDDDVVLITSTVKGMKARAVRNKFTEALAAGKAFPPRSKAWAYGKEGYHGRRKACVECLATDLCICRATNFQESFCITDALLLAALKGDMENGLFYTGQSVTRLPETDAGKLPTVLEIMELLESRVAAADWAEAPAAAALS from the coding sequence ATGGACTGCGTCGAGACCGCCCCCGCCTCCGCCGTCACCTCGCTCGAGGACGTGCGCCGCCGCGCCCCTCGCCTCGACCGCGGCGCCATCGAGGAGGTCATCCGCTCCGGGAAGCGGCTGCTCGTACAGGGCGCGATGGGCATCCACGCCTCCGACGGCCTCTCGGGCAAGGTGGCGGCCTGGCGCGGCCCGCGCCTCGTCGGCGTGGGGACCATCTCGGCGGTGGTGAAGAGCGAGGCGCACCTGCGGAGCGAGATCCGGCGCGCCCGCGCCGACGCTCCGTCCGGCTTCGTCGGCATGAACCTCATGGCCGCGATCAACCGGCAGGAGTTCGACACCTGCCTGCGGATCGCCTTCGAGGAGGGCGTCTCGTTCGTGGTGCAGGGCGCGGGCATCTCGCGCGACGTGGTGCGCACCTGCCGCGAGGCGGGCATCCCGTTCGCCGGCATCGTCTCGTCCGGGCGGCTCGCCAAGATGTACGAGAAGTGGGGGGCCGAGTTCCTCGTGGCCGAGGGCGCGGAGGCGGGCGGGCACATCGGCGACGTCGGCCACCCGCTGCCGGCGCTCCTCGCCGAGGTGGTGGCGAGCACCTCCCTGCCGGTGATCGCCGCCGGCGGCATCGACGCCGACGACCTGCCCTCGCTCTTCGCGGCCGGCGCCGCGGGCGCGCAGCTCGCGACGCGCTTCCTCGCCTGCGCCGACGGCGACGCGCACCCGAACTTCAAGCAGATGCACCTCGGCAAGCGCGACGACGACGTCGTGCTCATCACGAGCACGGTGAAGGGCATGAAGGCGCGCGCCGTGCGCAACAAGTTCACCGAGGCGCTGGCGGCCGGGAAGGCGTTCCCGCCGCGGTCGAAGGCCTGGGCGTACGGCAAGGAGGGCTACCACGGCCGCCGCAAGGCCTGCGTCGAGTGCCTCGCCACCGACCTCTGCATCTGCCGGGCGACGAACTTCCAGGAGAGCTTCTGCATCACCGACGCGCTCCTGCTCGCGGCGCTGAAGGGCGACATGGAGAACGGCCTGTTCTACACGGGCCAGAGCGTGACCCGGCTCCCGGAGACCGACGCGGGCAAGCTCCCGACGGTGCTGGAGATCATGGAGCTGCTGGAGTCGCGCGTGGCGGCGGCCGACTGGGCCGAGGCGCCGGCTGCCGCCGCCCTGTCCTGA
- a CDS encoding acyl-CoA mutase large subunit family protein, whose translation MTDKRKWLETTFGKAVKKAPERRPAFETTSGIRLDPVYAAGDVREGVDERLGLPGEYPFTRGVQSTMYRGRFWTMRQYAGFGTAEESNKRYRYLLASGQTGLSVAFDLPTQMGRDSDHPRARGEVGKVGVAIDSVRDMATLLDGIPLGQVSTSMTINATGGILLALYQAIGEQQGVAPAELQGTIQNDILKEYAARGTYIYPPEPSIRFITDIFAYTAKVMPKWNPISISGYHIREAGSTAVQEVAFTLADGIAYVEAAVRAGLDVDAFAGRLSFFFNAHNNLLEEVAKFRAARRLWARIMKERFKAKDPRSMMLRFHTQTAGSALTAQQPDNNIVRVTLQALAAVLGGTQSLHTNSRDEALGLPTEASVRVALRTQQIIANESGVADVIDPLGGSWAVEALTDEIEGRAQQYLTRIDEMGGMVQAISKGYVQREIQEAAYAWQRRVEAKEELVVGVNAFKSEDPPVPVLKVDPALEVAQAARVQALRRERDQGAAQAAVDAVRRAARGTDNLMPVIVAAVKAQATLGEISDALRDVFGEYRENVVL comes from the coding sequence ATGACCGACAAGCGCAAGTGGCTCGAGACGACCTTCGGCAAGGCGGTGAAGAAGGCGCCCGAGCGGCGGCCGGCCTTCGAGACCACCTCGGGGATCCGGCTCGACCCCGTCTACGCGGCGGGCGACGTCCGGGAGGGCGTCGACGAGCGGCTCGGCCTGCCCGGCGAGTACCCCTTCACCCGCGGCGTGCAGAGCACGATGTACCGCGGCCGCTTCTGGACCATGCGCCAGTACGCCGGCTTCGGCACGGCCGAGGAGTCGAACAAGCGCTACCGGTACCTCCTCGCCTCCGGCCAGACCGGCCTCTCGGTGGCGTTCGACCTGCCGACGCAGATGGGCCGCGACTCCGACCACCCCCGCGCGCGCGGCGAGGTGGGCAAGGTGGGCGTCGCCATCGACTCGGTCCGCGACATGGCCACCCTGCTCGACGGGATCCCGCTCGGCCAGGTCTCGACCTCGATGACCATCAACGCGACCGGCGGCATCCTGCTCGCGCTCTACCAGGCCATCGGCGAGCAGCAGGGCGTCGCGCCCGCCGAGCTGCAGGGCACCATCCAGAACGACATCCTGAAGGAGTACGCGGCGCGTGGGACGTACATCTACCCGCCCGAGCCGTCGATCCGGTTCATCACCGACATCTTCGCGTACACGGCGAAGGTGATGCCGAAGTGGAACCCGATCTCGATCTCCGGCTACCACATCCGCGAGGCGGGCTCGACGGCGGTGCAGGAGGTGGCCTTCACGCTGGCCGACGGCATCGCCTACGTCGAGGCGGCGGTGCGCGCCGGCCTCGACGTCGACGCCTTCGCCGGCCGGCTCAGCTTCTTCTTCAACGCCCACAACAACCTGCTGGAGGAGGTGGCGAAGTTCCGGGCCGCCCGGCGGCTGTGGGCGCGGATCATGAAGGAGCGCTTCAAGGCGAAGGACCCGCGCTCGATGATGCTGCGCTTCCACACCCAGACCGCCGGCTCGGCGCTCACCGCCCAGCAGCCGGACAACAACATCGTGCGCGTCACGCTGCAGGCGCTGGCGGCGGTGCTGGGCGGGACGCAGTCGCTCCACACCAACTCGCGCGACGAGGCGCTCGGGCTGCCCACCGAGGCCTCGGTGCGGGTGGCGCTGCGCACGCAGCAGATCATCGCCAACGAGTCGGGCGTGGCCGACGTCATCGACCCGCTCGGCGGGTCGTGGGCCGTCGAGGCGCTCACCGACGAGATCGAGGGCCGCGCCCAGCAGTACCTGACCCGCATCGACGAGATGGGCGGGATGGTGCAGGCCATCTCGAAGGGCTACGTGCAGCGCGAGATCCAGGAGGCGGCCTACGCCTGGCAGCGGCGGGTGGAGGCGAAGGAGGAGCTCGTCGTGGGCGTGAACGCCTTCAAGTCGGAGGACCCGCCGGTGCCGGTGCTCAAGGTGGACCCGGCGCTGGAGGTGGCCCAGGCGGCGCGGGTGCAGGCGCTCCGGCGCGAGCGCGACCAGGGGGCGGCGCAGGCGGCGGTGGACGCGGTGCGGCGCGCCGCGCGCGGCACCGACAACCTGATGCCCGTCATCGTGGCGGCGGTGAAGGCCCAGGCCACCCTGGGCGAGATCTCGGACGCCCTGCGCGACGTCTTCGGCGAGTACCGCGAGAACGTGGTGCTGTAG
- a CDS encoding acetyl-CoA carboxylase biotin carboxylase subunit, with protein MSGGRRIRKILVANRGEIAVRVIRTCREMGIATVAVYSDADRGALHVRFADEAVHLGPPPAAESYLAVDKIVAAARRTGADAVHPGYGFLSEKAELPRALQAAKIGFVGPPPESMDAMGVKTTARRHMQAAGVPTVPGSPDPIADEAEARAFAGQLGYPVMIKAAAGGGGKGMKRCDRAEDFPALWQSARREAAGAFGDDRMYLEKFLDRPRHVEIQIFADEHGGCVWLGERECSVQRRHQKIVEESPSCVLDDALRRAMGEVAVKAARAVGYRGAGTVEFLVDAGRSFYFLEMNTRLQVEHPVTELCTGLDLVRLQIEVAEGGRVPAQDEIVRRGHAIEARVYAEDPARNFLPSPGRISYLRVPSGPGIRDDGGVYGGWVVPQFYDPMISKLLAWAPTREQALARLARALDEYTVHGITVNLRYLRAVLEHPAFRAGDYDTGFCQTYAKELLVRPDPRYETVALLAAAVAAHRRDHDARAAFGERSGGDPARSNWLRLGRLRALRGAAR; from the coding sequence ATGTCCGGAGGCAGGCGGATCCGCAAGATCCTGGTGGCGAACCGCGGGGAGATCGCGGTCCGCGTCATCCGCACCTGCCGCGAGATGGGCATCGCCACCGTCGCCGTCTACTCCGACGCCGATCGCGGCGCGCTGCACGTGCGCTTCGCGGACGAGGCGGTCCACCTCGGCCCGCCGCCCGCGGCCGAGAGCTACCTCGCGGTGGACAAGATCGTGGCCGCGGCCCGGCGCACCGGCGCCGACGCCGTCCACCCCGGCTACGGCTTCCTCTCCGAGAAGGCGGAGCTCCCGCGCGCCCTGCAGGCGGCGAAGATCGGCTTCGTGGGCCCGCCCCCGGAGTCGATGGACGCCATGGGGGTGAAGACCACCGCCCGGCGCCACATGCAGGCGGCTGGCGTCCCCACCGTCCCCGGCTCGCCCGATCCCATCGCGGACGAGGCGGAGGCGCGCGCCTTCGCCGGCCAGCTCGGCTACCCGGTCATGATCAAGGCCGCCGCCGGCGGGGGCGGGAAGGGCATGAAGCGGTGCGACCGGGCCGAGGACTTCCCCGCCCTGTGGCAGTCGGCCAGGCGCGAGGCGGCGGGCGCGTTCGGCGACGACCGGATGTACCTGGAGAAGTTCCTGGATCGGCCGCGGCACGTCGAGATCCAGATCTTCGCCGACGAGCACGGCGGCTGCGTGTGGCTCGGCGAGCGCGAGTGCTCGGTGCAGCGCCGGCACCAGAAGATCGTGGAGGAGAGCCCCTCGTGCGTCCTCGACGACGCGCTGCGGCGCGCCATGGGCGAGGTGGCGGTCAAGGCGGCGCGGGCGGTCGGCTACCGGGGCGCCGGCACGGTCGAGTTCCTCGTGGACGCGGGGAGGAGCTTCTACTTCCTCGAGATGAACACCCGGCTCCAGGTGGAGCACCCGGTGACGGAGCTCTGCACCGGGCTCGACCTGGTGCGGCTGCAGATCGAGGTGGCCGAGGGCGGCCGCGTGCCGGCCCAGGACGAGATCGTCCGGCGCGGGCACGCCATCGAGGCGCGCGTCTACGCCGAGGATCCGGCCCGGAACTTCCTCCCCAGCCCCGGCCGCATCAGCTACCTGCGCGTCCCGAGCGGCCCCGGCATCCGCGACGACGGCGGCGTCTACGGCGGGTGGGTGGTGCCGCAGTTCTACGACCCGATGATCTCGAAGCTGCTCGCCTGGGCCCCCACCCGCGAGCAGGCGCTGGCGCGGCTGGCGCGCGCGCTCGACGAGTACACGGTGCACGGCATCACCGTGAACCTCCGCTACCTGCGCGCGGTGCTCGAGCACCCCGCCTTCCGCGCCGGCGACTACGACACCGGCTTCTGCCAGACCTACGCGAAGGAGCTGCTCGTCCGGCCCGACCCGCGGTACGAGACGGTCGCCCTCCTGGCGGCGGCGGTGGCCGCCCACCGGCGCGACCACGACGCGCGCGCCGCCTTCGGCGAGCGGTCCGGGGGCGACCCGGCGCGCTCCAACTGGCTGCGGCTGGGCCGGCTGCGGGCGCTGCGGGGGGCTGCGCGATGA
- a CDS encoding lysophospholipid acyltransferase family protein has translation MIRAFSLVYWVFVVATMPVFFAGALLVFLATVAFDRRRVALHLYSCFWASFYIYANPLWRVRFEGRERLPWHGPAVIVANHLSLVDILVLYGLYRPFKWVSKAELFRVPVVGWNMVINDYVRLTRGDRESIRAMMEHCRAHLARGAPVLIFPEGTRSQDGRLQAFKDGAFRLAHEAKVPLIPVVIQGTHETVPKHGLVLRQRMRGRVKVLAPLDPAAFPDVLSLKQAAREAIARELGEAEAPASAPA, from the coding sequence GTGATCCGCGCGTTCAGCCTGGTCTACTGGGTGTTCGTGGTGGCGACGATGCCGGTGTTCTTCGCCGGCGCGCTGCTCGTCTTCCTCGCCACCGTCGCCTTCGACCGCCGGCGCGTCGCGCTCCACCTCTACTCCTGCTTCTGGGCCTCGTTCTACATCTACGCCAACCCGCTCTGGCGGGTGCGGTTCGAGGGGCGCGAGCGCCTGCCGTGGCACGGCCCGGCGGTGATCGTGGCGAACCACCTGTCGCTGGTGGACATCCTGGTGCTGTACGGGCTCTACCGACCGTTCAAGTGGGTGTCGAAGGCCGAGCTGTTCCGCGTGCCGGTGGTGGGCTGGAACATGGTCATCAACGACTACGTCCGGCTCACGCGCGGCGACCGCGAGTCCATCCGCGCCATGATGGAGCACTGCCGCGCCCACCTCGCCCGCGGCGCGCCGGTGCTCATCTTCCCGGAGGGCACGCGCTCGCAGGACGGGCGGCTGCAGGCGTTCAAGGACGGCGCGTTCCGGCTGGCCCACGAGGCGAAGGTGCCCCTCATCCCGGTCGTCATCCAGGGGACGCACGAGACGGTGCCCAAGCACGGCCTCGTGCTGCGGCAGCGCATGCGCGGCCGGGTGAAGGTGCTCGCCCCCCTCGACCCGGCCGCCTTCCCCGACGTGCTCTCCCTCAAGCAGGCGGCGCGCGAGGCGATCGCCCGCGAGCTGGGGGAGGCCGAGGCGCCCGCGTCCGCCCCGGCCTAG
- a CDS encoding biotin/lipoyl-containing protein: MSTYVALLDGGRREETVEVEPDGPGLYRVRLGGQSYRVDAFRHDYGTVSLLVDGASYSAQLDQGATAVKVWIRGDAYPLEILDERRLRMRRAAGKFTVEGRQTLASPMPGKVVKVLARAGDEVREGQGLVVIEAMKMENELRSPKAGKLVELAAVEGQAVESGATLAVIE, translated from the coding sequence ATGAGCACCTACGTGGCGCTCCTCGACGGCGGGCGGCGCGAGGAGACGGTCGAGGTCGAGCCCGACGGCCCGGGGCTGTACCGGGTCCGCCTGGGCGGGCAGAGCTACCGCGTCGACGCCTTCCGCCACGACTACGGGACGGTGAGCCTCCTCGTCGACGGCGCCAGCTACTCGGCGCAGCTCGACCAGGGCGCCACGGCGGTGAAGGTGTGGATCCGCGGCGACGCCTACCCGCTCGAGATCCTGGACGAGCGCCGGCTCCGCATGCGGCGCGCGGCCGGGAAGTTCACGGTCGAGGGGCGCCAGACGCTCGCCTCGCCCATGCCGGGCAAGGTGGTGAAGGTGCTCGCCCGCGCGGGCGACGAGGTGCGGGAAGGGCAGGGCCTCGTGGTGATCGAGGCGATGAAGATGGAGAACGAGCTCAGGAGCCCCAAGGCCGGGAAGCTGGTCGAGCTCGCCGCCGTCGAGGGGCAGGCCGTCGAGAGCGGCGCCACGCTCGCGGTGATCGAGTAG